The genomic region TGGGTCATCTGGATATCGGCTGATGCACATCTGGGTGGATGCCGACGCTTGTCCCGGCGTCATCAAGGATATTCTTTTCCGTGCGGCGGAACGCATGCAGATACCGATGACGCTAGTCGCCAATAAACTGTTGCGTACGCCGCCATCGGCTTATATCCGGACTCTGCAAGTACCGCACGGTTTTGATGTGGCTGACGACGAGATCGTATTACGCGTGCAAGCCGACGATCTGGTCATCACCGCAGATATTCCGCTGGCAGCCAGTGTCGTCGAGAAAGGCGGCCATGCGCTGAATCCGCGAGGAGAATTCTATACGCCGGAGAACATCCAGGCAGCATTGACCCTGCGTAACTTCATGACGGAATTACGCGGCAGCGGAATCGAGACAGGCGGCCCGACGGCATTTTCGCAGAGTGACCGCCAGGCATTTGCCAATCAACTGGATCGGTTCCTGAATCGGATGACAAAGGACCGCTAGAGGAATGATTACAGATCTTGACGAGACAAAAAAAACGGCTATTTCCATACGGAAATAGCCGTTTTTAATTTTTAATGCTGAATTAGACCGCTTCGAGTTTGCGCATGAAGGATGGCAGCAACTTGAAATCAACCAGACTGCTCACCAAAGCCTTCATGAAGCTGGCATCCGCTTCATAAACCAGTTTGTAATACTGCAGGCGCATGGTCATCGCACTGCCGAAAATGATGCTGATCAACGCCAGGAATGAACCGAGTGCCAAAGTCGACATGCCGGTAATTCCTTGACCGATGGTACAACCCATCGCCAATACACCGCCAAAACCCATCAGAACTGCACCAAAGACATGATTGCGGAAATCGGCAAAGGACGCGAACCATTCAATGCGGAAATTTCTGCTCAACAGCGACCATAACAACGATCCGGCGATAACCCCGGCCAATGCCATAACGCCGAAGGTCAGCAGGCTGATGTCAAATTTGCCGGCCACATAACCCAGAGTCTGCCCCATCGGATTGATAAAGGTAAACGACTGCGGACTCAGCGGACGGCTGTCGGCAGGCTTGATCTCGTTTGAGCCGGCAACGAAATCCCATTCCTGCACATAACCTTGCAGCGTGTAATTGGTGCCGTCGACTTTAACCTGGATCACGCTGCTGATATACCAGGCACCCAATACGACCAGTCCGACAACCAGACCACCGATGATGTTGTCCTTATTGCTGCGGAAATCGGCTGATTTGAACACAAACACCGAGATCGCCAATGCTATCAGCACACCCAGCACCAGGCGTGCCTGTTTCAGATTGGCGTCGCTGACCAGGAATGAAGCCAGATCCTGATGGCTGCCGGTATTCACCGCCAATGGACGTATCCAGCCGTTGAACAGCACCGTAAACAAGGTCTTGTCGCTGCCCGGGAACGGATTGACCATAAAATAGGCGATCACGGCGATGATCAGCAGCACAACGATGGACTTGATGTTACCGCCGCCGATACGAATCAGGGTCTTGTTACCGCAACCGGATGCGAAGGTCATGCCGATACCGAACAATACACCGCCCAGAATATTCTCTGCCCAGATCAGCTGAGCACCGCGATACGGAGGGAAAGAGGCATCGAGATTCGCGAGCCCGAAATACTCCAGAACGGATACGCCCAGCATCGCTACCGCGATAGCCAGCAACCATGCGCGCATGCGGCCCAGATCGCCCATGTTGACCCAATCGGATATGGCGCCCATGGTACAAAAATTGGTCTTGTTGGCAACCAGACCCAGCACTACGGCCAAGCCAAACGTCGCCCACAGCAGCACTGACTGTGCTTGAGCAAAGCTATCGAACAACATAGGAAACTCCCCCTGAATTAATTTAAAACTGAATAGCGAGACTATAAAACTTTTTGGATTATGATTTAACGGCTGATAATAACAATGAGCTATTTATACTAAGCGATAACGGGTCGGGTCAGGAATCCCGGCCTGCTCAAACCCCTGTTGCCGTAACCGGCAGGAATCACATACACCGCATGCGCGGCCTTCGGCATCGGCCTGATAGCAGGACACGGTCGCCGCGTAATCGACGCCCAGCGTTGTTCCCAAGCGGATGATTTCGGCTTTCGACAACTGCATGAGTGGTGCATGAATATGCAAATCCTGGCCTTCCACACCGGCCCTGGTTGCAAGATTCGCCATGCGTTCAAAGGCAGCGATATACTCGGGGCGGCAATCCGGATAACCGGAATAATCTACCGCATTGACGCCGATAAAAATTGCCCGGCTGTTGAGCACTTCTGCCCATGCCAATGCGATCGACAACATGATCGTATTGCGCGCCGGGACATAAGTCGATGGAATGCCTGTAGTCGGGGTTTCAGGCACGGCAATATTGCTATCGGTCAGTGCCGAGCCGCCAAACATCGCCAGATCCATTCTAAATGTGCGGTGCTCGGCGGCACCCTGGCTGGCTGCCATGCAGGCAGCGGCAGCCAATTCGGCATGGTGCCGCTGACCATAATCAAAACTCAGCGCATGACAAATATAACCATCGCGCTGTGCAATCGCTAATACCGTCGCCGAATCCAGTCCTCCAGAGAGGAGGACGATGGCGTGTTTGGGTTCATTCATTACCGGCCTGCCGCGTCATTCCATAAAATCTTGTGCAATTGTAACTGCATTCGCACCGGCAGGCGATCGCGCAATATCCAGTCGGCCAGTTCGCTGGCCGCGCCGCCATGCACTGGCGAGAACAGTACCGGACATTGCTCGGCGAGCGCGTGTTCCGCCAGTGTCTGGCGTGCCCACTGATAATCGGCTTCATCGGTAATCACAAATTTAAGCTCATCATGCGCAGTCAAATACGCCAGATTTTCCCAACGGTTTTTACTGACCTCCCCGGAACCGGGAGTTTTGATATCGACGATCCGCGACACGCGCGGATCCACTGCGCCGATGTCCAGTGCCCCGCTCGTTTCCAGCGAAACATCATAACCTGCATCGCACAAGGCGCTAAGCAGCGTCAAAGCATGTTTCTGCGCCAGCGGTTCGCCGCCGGTCACGGTGACATAGCGGGGATGATAAGCCGCCACCCGTTCCAGGATGGTGGACAGCGTCAGCGACTCGCCGCCGTGAAAAGCGTAAGCGGTATCACAATAACCGCAGCGCAACGGACAGCCGGTAAGGCGCACAAACACCGTAGGCAGGCCTACGCGGCTGGTTTCACCCTGTACGGAATAAAAAATCTCGGTAATACGCAGAGTCGCCGCATCCATTACTTCAGCAACTCAAGACGTTTCTTGGCCAGTGCTGCGGCAGGTGTCGCGGCATATTTCGCCACCAATGTTTCCAGGGTCTTGCGAGCTCCCGCCATATCGCCCAGCTCTATTTGCGCGCTGGACATATTTAACATGGCATCCGGTATCTTGGGACTGTTCGGATAGGCACTGATCAACTTTTTCTGGGTGGACAGTGCATTTTTAAAATCTTTGGTCGAAAAATACGCATTACCTATCCAGTATTGCGCACTCGCCGCCATGCTGCTGTTCGGGTATGTCTTGCCGAACTGTTTGAAGCCGGCAATCGCTCCGGCATAATCGCCGCGCTTGAACAAGGTGAGCGCCGCTTGATAGCTTTGTTCTTCATTGGCATTACCGGACTTTGTTGCCGGTGTTGCGGCATCCGCTGTCCCCGCCGTGTCGGAAGGTGCAGCTGACGCCGCAGCATCGTTACGCGTCATGTTGCGCAGACGCGTATCAAGGTCCTGATATAAGTCTGTCTGGCGTTTCTGGGTAGTTTCGATATCGTGGGTTTGCACATCCAGCTGCCCGCGCAGGTGGCCAACTTCGGCCTTGAGCGCATCGATCTGCGACTGCAAAGTCAGCAAAGACGATGCTTGCGGCTTTGCTTCAAGCGCATCCAGACGCTGATTCACGGTACTCAGCTGCTGCTGAATATCCGCCAGACGGCGTGCGGTATCGTCATCCATCGCCGCAGCAGCAGATGCCGTACCCAACCATATCAATCCCAATAGCAGATTCGAAACAGACTTAATCCTCATGCATTATTCACCTTGATAAACGATATCGGTGCGACGGTTTTGCGACCAGGCAGCTTCATCTTCACCGGTTGCTTTAGGCTTTTCTTCGCCAAAACTGACGGCTTCCATTTGTGACTCAGGCACATTCAGCAGGTTCAAAGCCTTACGCACGCTATCGGCACGACGCTGACCCAATGCCAGGTTATATTCACGGCTGCCGCGGTCGTCCGTATTACCTTGCAAGGTCACTTTAGCATCTTTATGGCTGGTCAGATAAGCTGCATGTGCTTCTATCATAGGACGGAAATCATCCTTGACATTGTATTTGTCGAAATCGAAGTACACGCTACGCTGTGACAGGATGTTGGATGGATCTTTTAACGGGTTTGCCTGGCTAGCCAGACGAGCCCGCTCCAAAGCAGCAGCTTCAGCGGCAGCCTTGTCGGCAGCGGCTTTCTCAGCAGCGGCTTTTGCAGCAGCATCTTGCGCCGATGTATCAACCACCGGTGCCGGTTTGGTTCCTACCGACGAACATCCTGCCAGCATCCCTACAATAACAAGACCCAATACTGTTTTTTTCATTTATTACACTCCTTAAAAAGAAAAGTACTACAAATATAGCCCATCAGGGCCATCACCGTCCCCAAGCCGGTTCACGCATATCACCCGCACGATCCGACAAACGCACTTGCGTTTTGCCATCAGAGGAAACTGCTGCCAATACGCCACGACCATTGATTTCGGTAGCGTATACGATCATTTTGCCATTTGCGGCAAAACTCGGCGATTCATCAAGATTGGTATCCGTCAGCACCTGGACCTGACCCGACGCGATATCCATCACCGCGATACGGAAACGGCCTTCACTGCGCTGCACAAAGGCAAAGCGTTTGCCGTCCGGACTCCAGTTCGGCGACACATTATAATTGCCGTCGAAGGTCATTCTTTTGGCATTGCCGCCGCTCACCGGGATCTGATAGATCTGCGGGCTGCCGCCTCGATCGGAAGTAAACAGCAATGACCGCCCATCCGGACTCCAGGCCGGTTCGGTATCGATCCCGCCGCCGAAGGTCAGACGTTTCAGCCCTGAACCATCGGCATTCATGATGTAGAGCTGCGAACCGTCGTCACGGGTCAGCACCAATGCGATTTTGCTGCCATCAGGCGACCAGGCCGGTGCACTGTTGCTCCCCTTGAAATTTGCCAGCACCCGTCGTGCGCCGGTAAGCATGTTCTGCACATAGATCACCGGTTTTTTGTTTTCGAACGACACATAGGCCAGCTTGCTGCCATCAGGCGACCAGGCCGGGGAAATCAGCGGTTCGGCCGATTTCAGCACCGTTTGCACACCTTGGCCATCGGCATCCGCGACTTGCAGTTCATAACGCTTGCCCTGCTTGATGACGTAAGCAATATGAGTAGAAAATATGCCGGGTACGCCGATCAGCTTTTCATACACCACGTCGGCGATTTTATGCGCGACCACGCGTAACTGATTAGGGGTAGTGGTATAACTGTAGCCTGCCAGCTGGGTTTGCTTTACAGCATCCATCAGCCGGAAATTCACCTGGATCTGACCGTTTGCCAGCGTCGTCACCTGGCCGAGCACCACGGCTTCAGCACCGCGCTTGCGGGCTATGCTGAAACGCGGATCGGACGGATCGGTTAATGGCGGGTTGAGGTCGGTCACATCTACCAGGCTCAATTCGCCGGTACGCGCCAGATCCGCCGCGACCACATCGGTAATTACTCGATAAGTCTGGCCGGCACCATTAAACGGTGCAATGGCCACAGGCAGCTTGCTCGCCGCACCGCCGATGATCTCTATGGTCATTGCTGCATGCGCCCATACCGGCAGCAACAGCAGCATGATCAAGCCCTGCATATATCGCTTCAATACATTTTTCATCTGGTTAACCTTTGTTAGTTTTCGTTTGGCGAAAATTTCAAATCCAGATCTCTGAATTCGTTCACTAATGCCGAATCAGGCGGCATCGGTAGCGGCGAAGCCTTTAAAATCGCACGTTCAACCGCGTTATCATATGCCGGCTGCCCGCTCGGGCGCAGCAGCTTCACATGCACCACATCACCTGTCGGCAATACCGAGACTTCAAATCGTGCTTGCGGGTTCCCTTGCAGATCCTCCGGATAACGGATCTGACTGCGGATCTTCGCCTTGATCTTTTCCTGATACTCTGCCCGCATCGACGACTGCTCGGCCGCCTTTTTACTTGCCAGCGCGGCTTGACGGCTGCTGGTCAACGCGTGGGCGGATTCCGTCTTAAGCTCACTTTGCATCTGATTCGCAATCAGCTGGCGCAACGCCGCCTGCTTTTTCTGCTGCTCAATTTTTTGCTGCTCGGCTTTCTGCTGAACAGCTTTCTGTTCTGCCTGTTTTTGCTCGGCCAGTTTCTGTTGCGCTTTTTGCTGCTCGAGTTTCTGTTGCTCTAATTTCTGCTGTTCCAGCTTTTGCTGGGCCAAAAGCGCTTCCTCGCGTGCCTGTTGCTCCGCCAGCTTGCGTTTCTTCTCAGCCAGCGCAATATCCGGCTTGGGGACCGTCGGCTCGGGTTTGCTGACAATTTCGACGGGCGGCTTCGGTATCACCACAGGCTGCACGTGCGTGACGGGTGGCGGTTGCCACAATTCCACCATTACCGGCTCGGGGGCGTGCGTTTTCCAGTTTACGCTGTATACCAGCAATGCAATAAACACCAGGTGCACCAATATTGCCAACACAGCGGCTGGTATGCGCCCTCGCGTGGCTGCGGTATTACGCATTTATTTTGCCCCGGGTGCGGCGAGCAAACCTACACGTTTAACATTGTTTTGCTGCATCAGGCTCATCACTTTCATCACGGCATCATAACGCACGCTTTTATCAGCGGCGATAACGACAGGCTGGTCGGGCTGATCCGCCTGCTTTTGCCGCACCAGCGACAATAGCTCATCCTGACTTACGGTTTGCTCGTCACCGCCGTGCGCCTGATCACGCACGCGCAATTGACCGTCGGCGCGTATCGTCACTTGCAAAGGCTGCAATGCGACCGTTTGCGTTTTAGCCACGCTGGGCAGATCCACCTGCCCCGGATTAATCATCGGCGCAGTCACCATGAAGATGACCAGCAGCACCAGCATCACGTCGATATACGGCACGACGTTGATTTGATTCATTTGTTTGCGAGGACGACGGGCGTTCATTTCTTATGCGCTTGTCGTTGCAGGATGTTGGAAAACTCTTCCATGAAGCTCTCGAAGCGGTTCGCCAGGCGATCGATATCGTAGGTATAGCGGTTATAGGCGATTACCGCCGGAATGGCAGCGAACAGGCCCATCGCCGTCGCAATCAACGCTTCTGCAATACCTGGCGCCACATGCGCCAGCGTGGCCTGCGCAACGTTAGCCAGGCCGCGGAACGCGTTCATGATGCCCCACACGGTGCCGAACAAACCGACATACGGACTGACCGAACCCACGGTTGCCAGAAACGACAAATGCGACTCGAGCTCATCCATCTCGCGCTGATAAGATGCCCGCATCGCGCGCCGGGCGCTTTCGATCATCATCGTCGCATCGGTTCCCGGCTGGCTCTTCAGTTTCATGAACTCGCGGAAACCGGCTTCAAAAATGCGTTCCAGTTCGCCGCACTGGTCATGGTCGCGCGATATGCGCTGATACATCTGGTTCAAGTCGGCACCGTTCCAGAATTCCTGCTCGAACGCTTGCGCCATTCGGGCCGCACGCTTCACAGCGAACATCTTCAGAAAGATATACCACCATGACATGAATGAAGCGAAGAGCAGCAACCCCATTATCAACTTGACTGTCAAACTCGCGCTGGCAAGCAAGGCCAGCATCGACAAATCCTGATTTACACCTATATCCACTGTATTTATTCCAAAAGTTGCAAAATATGTTCGGGTATTCTAACCGGCTTAAATGTCAGCGCATTGACACACACCACCTCGATTTCACTTGTCGCCAGCACGCCATTGCACTGCAGGGTTTGCGCAAAACGGATACGCGCCTCGCCCAACCGTTTAATCCGCGTCAGCACCGTCAGCAAATCGTTGAATCGCGCCGGCTTGAGATAGTCGACGGTCACGTGCCGCACCACGAACACGACGCCCGTTTCCTCGCGCAATACGGTTTGTTCCACCCCTAATGCCCGTAGCCATTCGGTGCGCGCCCGTTCCATGAATTCAGATAGTTGGCGTAATAAACCACACCCGCCGCATCGGTGTCCTCATAATAGACCCGCACCTGCCAGATAAATTCCAATTCAGGCATCGCGTTCATCCCACAAGTCCACCTTGCCCGGCGCATTCAGCCCGAAATGCCGGTATGACATCAGCGTCGCCATACGGCCGCGGGGGGTGCGCTGCAAATAACCTTGCTGAATCAAATACGGTTCCAGCACATCCTCGATGGTATCGCGCGATTCGCCGATTGCAGCAGCCAGATTATCCAGCCCGACCGGGCCGCCATCAAATTTTTCCAGCACCGCACTTAGCAGCTTCCTGTCCATCACATCCAGTCCGGCATGATCGATATCCAGCATCTGCAACGCTTCATCGGCAACTGTCCGTGTTACCCGGCCATCGGCGCGCACTTCTGCATAGTCGCGCACCCGGCGCAATAACCGGTTGGCAATCCGCGGCGTGCCGCGCGAACGCCGCGCGATTTCAAAGGCGCCTTCGTCCGCGATGCTCATTTCCAGCAATTGCGCGGAACGCGTCACGATACGGGTGAGCTCTTCCGCCGTGTAAAATTCCAGCCGCGCCACGATCCCGAAACGATCGCGCAACGGGTTAGTCAGCATACCTGCCCGAGTAGTTGCACCCACCAGTGTAAAAGGCGGCAAATCCAGCTTGACAGAGCGGGCTGCGGGGCCTTCGCCTATCATGATATCAAGCTGAAAATCCTCAAGCGCAGGGTAGAGTATTTCCTCTACCACCGGGCTCAGCCGATGAATCTCATCGATAAACAGTACGTCATTTGGTTCAAGATTGGTCAGCAAAGCCGCCAGATCACCCGCACGTTCCAGTACCGGCCCGGAAGTCTGACGCAGATTAACCCCCATTTCGCGCGCTACGATATGCGCCAGCGTGGTTTTACCCAGGCCGGGCGGGCCGAATAACAACACATGATCCAGCGATTCACTCCGCTTGCGCGCCGCTTCAATGAAAATCGACAGCTGCCCGCGCGCTTTTTCCTGCCCCACGTATTCGGATAACTGCTTGGGGCGCAATGCGCGCTCTATCTGTTCTTCAACTACACTACTGGCAGCAGGTGCTATCAAACGATCGGTCTCTATCATTTGGACAACCATTTCAAAGCCAGGCGGATGCCATCTTCCACACTTTCGCTGACGGCAATCTGACGCACCGCATTGCCTGCCTCACGTTCGTTATAACCCAATGCCAGCAAGGCGTTAAGCACATCGGCATTGACGTTTCCGGACGCGTTGCCGGCGTTTCCTGCGCCGGCAGGCGGCGCATCGGCGATCTTGCCTTTCAGTTCCAGCAGCAGGCGCTCTGCAGTTTTCTTGCCTATTCCCGGTATTCTGGTCAATAGCCCCACATCCTGCATCACTACAGCCTGTGCCAGCTCCGCTGCGCTCAGGCCGGACAATACTGCCAACGCCATTTTGGCCCCGACACCGCTAATTTTAATCAGCTGACGGAAACTCGCTCGCTCGGCCTCGCTGCCAAAACCGTAAAGCAGTTGCGCGTCCTCGCGCACCACCAGATGGGTATGCAGTGCGATACGTTCGCCCAATGCGGGAAGATGGTAAAACGTGCTCATCGGCACATCGATCTCATAGCCCACCCCCGCCGCTTCGACGACCACCTGTGGCGGATGTTTCTCAATCAGCAATCCCGTTATCCTGCCTATCATTGCATCATCCTATCAGTCGTCCATTCTTCATACGATATCCGGCCGTCGCCAACGCACCCAGACCCTGTCCACCATGCGCGTGACATATCGCACACGCCAGCGCATCAGCCGCATCAGGGCTGGGAACGCCAGGCAGATTCAACAGCCGCTTGACCATTTCCTGCACCTGGTCCTTGGCTGCGTGACCGTTGCCCACTACCGATTGCTTGACCTGCAGTGCCGTGTATTCGGCCACCGGCAAGTCATGCAGTACCGCCGCGCATATCGCCGCGCCGCGCGCCTGCCCAAGCAGCAGAGTCGATTGCGGGTTTACGTTGACAAATACCTTTTCTATCGCCACTTGCTGAGGCTGATTAACGGCGATCACTTCACCCAGACCTGCCAGTATCACTTTCAGGCGTTGCGGCAATTCGCCCTCGCCGCTCCGGATACAACCGCTCGTCACGTACACCAGGCGATTGCCGATTTTTTCCAGCACGCCGAATCCGGTTACACGCAAACCCGGGTCTATGCCCAGAATCCGTATCGTCAAAACCATTCCTTAATCACAGTCACCCCTTGCGGCCAAGCGGATTCGCCATCTCTATGCTATTTTACCCGTCCCGTCTCATTCCTGCTGATTTTTTGGCACTTTTGCTATACTAACCGCTCGTCATGCTCAACCAGACTCGCGATGCCTAGCCCAAACCACGAATATATAGCCCCGACATGGTTACCGGGAGGTAATTTACAAACACTTTACCCCTATTTCTTTGCTGCCAGACCCAAACTACATTACCGCCGCGAACGCTGGGAGCTGCCCGACGGCGACTTTCTGGATCTGGACTGGGTAGATAACCCGCTCGATCAGCCGCTGGTCGTGCTGTTCCACGGACTGGAAGGCAACTCGCACGGATTTTATTCACTGGCGCTGATGCAGCAAATCAAACAACGTGGATGGCGCGGGGTCGTCGTCCATTTTCGTGGTTGCTCAGGTGAACCCAATCGCCTGCCGCGTGCCTATTTCGCCGGCGACAGCGCTGAAATCAACTACGTACTGCGCCGGCTGCGCGATCAGGAAACAGCGTCCACGATTTACGCTGTCGGCGTCTCTCTCGGCGGCAACGCGCTCTTGAAATGGCTGGGCGAACAGGCTGCTGCAGCCAATGGCATCATTCAGGCAGCCGCTGGCATTTCAGCGCCGCTTGACCTTACTGCCGCGGGCAATGCGCTTGACCGCGGCTTTAACCAGTTGTTTTATACCCGGCATTTCCTGATCACATTAAAACAGACCGCCTTGCAAAAACTCGAAAAATTCCCCAACCTGTTCGATGCTGCTCGCGTGCGTGCCGCCACTACCTTGCGCGAATTCGACGATGTGGTAACCGCGCCGTTACATGGTTATCGCGATGCCGAAGAATACTGGCGCACCGCGTCCAGCAAGCCGGGCTTGCTCCGTATTACGATCCCCACTCTGATCATCAACGCCAAAAACGACCCTTTCCTGCCGGCTAGCGCCTTGCCCGAGCAGAACGAGGTGTCGCCCGCCGTCACGCTCAATTACCCGGAACAAGGCGGTCATGTCGGTTTCCATAGCGGGGCTTTTCCCGGACATGTTAACTGGCTTCCCAAATATGTTCTTCATTATCTGGAACGCAACATGTAAGAACTTGTCCGACAAACCGGTTGCAGGTATGCTTATCGTCATAATAGCGCTTTAAGCTGCAAGCGAATTCGAGATGTATCAATCAATCAGGGGAATCTCCATGCAAAACCTACCTCAGGAAATCTTCAAGGCCTACGACGTACGCGGCATCGTGGGCAAAACCCTCACCCCGGAAATCGTCGAAGCCATTGGTCACGCCATCGGCTCGGAAGCGGTTGCCCGCAACCAGAGCGCCATCTGCATCGGCCGTGATGGTCGATTGTCAGGCCCCGAGCTGGCAGCAGCACTGGCCCGCGGCATCCAGAAAGCGGGGATCAACGTTATCGACATCGGCATGGTTGCAACACCCATGACCTATTTTGCCGCATATCAGCTCAACACCAATTCGGCAGTCATGGTCACCGGCTCGCATAATCCCCCCGATTACAATGGACTTAAAATGGTTCTGGGCGGCGAGACCCTGTCCGGCGACACGATCCAGAATCTGCGCAAACGGCTGGAAAACAATGACCTCGCACATGGCAACGGCACTTATAGCCAGCACGACATTGCGCCGGAATATCTGGATCGCATCACCAACGACATCAGGCTGGCCCGCCCCATGAAAATCATCGTCGATGCCGGCAATGGCGTGCCCGGGGCTTTCGGCCCTGAACTGTACCGCCGGTTGGGCTGCACCGTCGAGGAGATGTTCTGCGAGGTTGACGGCAATTTCCCCAACCACCATCCGGACCCTTCCCAGCCCGCCAATCTGATTGACCTGATTGCACGTCTTAAAACCAGCGATGCTGAAATCGGCCTGGCCTTCGACGGCGACGGCGACAGATTAGGCGTGGTCACCAAGGATGGCACCATTATTTTCCCAGATCGTCAGCTCATGCTGTTTGCCGATGATGTCCTGAGCAGAAACCCGAATGCCGAGATCATCTTTGATGTAAAATCCACCCGCAATCTATTTCCATGGATCCGGGCCCGCGGCGGACGTCCGTTATTATGGAAAACCGGTCACAGTTTCATCAAATCCAAAATGAAAGAAACCGGCGCCTTGCTGGCAGGCGAAATGTCCGGCCATGTCTTCTTCAAGGAACGCTGGTATGGTTTCGACGACGGCCTGTACGCCGGCGCGCGATTACTGGAATACCTGAGCAAACAGGCCGACATCAACACCACGCTGCACAGCTTGCCCGATACGGTGAACACTCCGGAGCTCAATATTCTCATGGCCGAAGGCGAGCATTACAAACTCATGGACAAGCTGAAAACCA from Sulfuriferula sp. AH1 harbors:
- a CDS encoding YaiI/YqxD family protein encodes the protein MHIWVDADACPGVIKDILFRAAERMQIPMTLVANKLLRTPPSAYIRTLQVPHGFDVADDEIVLRVQADDLVITADIPLAASVVEKGGHALNPRGEFYTPENIQAALTLRNFMTELRGSGIETGGPTAFSQSDRQAFANQLDRFLNRMTKDR
- a CDS encoding YeeE/YedE family protein, giving the protein MLFDSFAQAQSVLLWATFGLAVVLGLVANKTNFCTMGAISDWVNMGDLGRMRAWLLAIAVAMLGVSVLEYFGLANLDASFPPYRGAQLIWAENILGGVLFGIGMTFASGCGNKTLIRIGGGNIKSIVVLLIIAVIAYFMVNPFPGSDKTLFTVLFNGWIRPLAVNTGSHQDLASFLVSDANLKQARLVLGVLIALAISVFVFKSADFRSNKDNIIGGLVVGLVVLGAWYISSVIQVKVDGTNYTLQGYVQEWDFVAGSNEIKPADSRPLSPQSFTFINPMGQTLGYVAGKFDISLLTFGVMALAGVIAGSLLWSLLSRNFRIEWFASFADFRNHVFGAVLMGFGGVLAMGCTIGQGITGMSTLALGSFLALISIIFGSAMTMRLQYYKLVYEADASFMKALVSSLVDFKLLPSFMRKLEAV
- the queC gene encoding 7-cyano-7-deazaguanine synthase QueC, coding for MNEPKHAIVLLSGGLDSATVLAIAQRDGYICHALSFDYGQRHHAELAAAACMAASQGAAEHRTFRMDLAMFGGSALTDSNIAVPETPTTGIPSTYVPARNTIMLSIALAWAEVLNSRAIFIGVNAVDYSGYPDCRPEYIAAFERMANLATRAGVEGQDLHIHAPLMQLSKAEIIRLGTTLGVDYAATVSCYQADAEGRACGVCDSCRLRQQGFEQAGIPDPTRYRLV
- the queE gene encoding 7-carboxy-7-deazaguanine synthase QueE; amino-acid sequence: MDAATLRITEIFYSVQGETSRVGLPTVFVRLTGCPLRCGYCDTAYAFHGGESLTLSTILERVAAYHPRYVTVTGGEPLAQKHALTLLSALCDAGYDVSLETSGALDIGAVDPRVSRIVDIKTPGSGEVSKNRWENLAYLTAHDELKFVITDEADYQWARQTLAEHALAEQCPVLFSPVHGGAASELADWILRDRLPVRMQLQLHKILWNDAAGR
- the ybgF gene encoding tol-pal system protein YbgF, translating into MRIKSVSNLLLGLIWLGTASAAAAMDDDTARRLADIQQQLSTVNQRLDALEAKPQASSLLTLQSQIDALKAEVGHLRGQLDVQTHDIETTQKRQTDLYQDLDTRLRNMTRNDAAASAAPSDTAGTADAATPATKSGNANEEQSYQAALTLFKRGDYAGAIAGFKQFGKTYPNSSMAASAQYWIGNAYFSTKDFKNALSTQKKLISAYPNSPKIPDAMLNMSSAQIELGDMAGARKTLETLVAKYAATPAAALAKKRLELLK
- the pal gene encoding peptidoglycan-associated lipoprotein Pal, which gives rise to MKKTVLGLVIVGMLAGCSSVGTKPAPVVDTSAQDAAAKAAAEKAAADKAAAEAAALERARLASQANPLKDPSNILSQRSVYFDFDKYNVKDDFRPMIEAHAAYLTSHKDAKVTLQGNTDDRGSREYNLALGQRRADSVRKALNLLNVPESQMEAVSFGEEKPKATGEDEAAWSQNRRTDIVYQGE
- the tolB gene encoding Tol-Pal system beta propeller repeat protein TolB, whose protein sequence is MKNVLKRYMQGLIMLLLLPVWAHAAMTIEIIGGAASKLPVAIAPFNGAGQTYRVITDVVAADLARTGELSLVDVTDLNPPLTDPSDPRFSIARKRGAEAVVLGQVTTLANGQIQVNFRLMDAVKQTQLAGYSYTTTPNQLRVVAHKIADVVYEKLIGVPGIFSTHIAYVIKQGKRYELQVADADGQGVQTVLKSAEPLISPAWSPDGSKLAYVSFENKKPVIYVQNMLTGARRVLANFKGSNSAPAWSPDGSKIALVLTRDDGSQLYIMNADGSGLKRLTFGGGIDTEPAWSPDGRSLLFTSDRGGSPQIYQIPVSGGNAKRMTFDGNYNVSPNWSPDGKRFAFVQRSEGRFRIAVMDIASGQVQVLTDTNLDESPSFAANGKMIVYATEINGRGVLAAVSSDGKTQVRLSDRAGDMREPAWGR
- the tolA gene encoding cell envelope integrity protein TolA, translating into MRNTAATRGRIPAAVLAILVHLVFIALLVYSVNWKTHAPEPVMVELWQPPPVTHVQPVVIPKPPVEIVSKPEPTVPKPDIALAEKKRKLAEQQAREEALLAQQKLEQQKLEQQKLEQQKAQQKLAEQKQAEQKAVQQKAEQQKIEQQKKQAALRQLIANQMQSELKTESAHALTSSRQAALASKKAAEQSSMRAEYQEKIKAKIRSQIRYPEDLQGNPQARFEVSVLPTGDVVHVKLLRPSGQPAYDNAVERAILKASPLPMPPDSALVNEFRDLDLKFSPNEN
- the tolR gene encoding protein TolR; the encoded protein is MNQINVVPYIDVMLVLLVIFMVTAPMINPGQVDLPSVAKTQTVALQPLQVTIRADGQLRVRDQAHGGDEQTVSQDELLSLVRQKQADQPDQPVVIAADKSVRYDAVMKVMSLMQQNNVKRVGLLAAPGAK
- the tolQ gene encoding protein TolQ produces the protein MGVNQDLSMLALLASASLTVKLIMGLLLFASFMSWWYIFLKMFAVKRAARMAQAFEQEFWNGADLNQMYQRISRDHDQCGELERIFEAGFREFMKLKSQPGTDATMMIESARRAMRASYQREMDELESHLSFLATVGSVSPYVGLFGTVWGIMNAFRGLANVAQATLAHVAPGIAEALIATAMGLFAAIPAVIAYNRYTYDIDRLANRFESFMEEFSNILQRQAHKK